A window of the Wolbachia endosymbiont (group A) of Pogonocherus hispidulus genome harbors these coding sequences:
- a CDS encoding DNA modification methylase — protein sequence MNLAIHYYPTRNLVEYDRNPRKNDDVVNRMCASIREFGFRIPIVAKSDGTVVDGHLRLKAARKLGMESIPVVLSDNLNEPQTKAFRLLANQSANWAKWDDELLKVEIQELEDLQFDLKMTGFELEKVQHFLDDLDSEKEDFSDLVGDDKKVEITKPGDLWILGDHRIYCGDSSVVESYKALLDDKMADITVCDPPYNVDYGSSQEREDKKILNDNQGEKYELFLYDICTHILAYTKGAIYICASSSEFSTLQKAFEEAGGKWSTFIIWAKNHFTLGRSDYQRQYEAMLYGWKSGNKREWHGGRNQSDLWFYDKPIHNSLHPTMKPVELMERAIVNSSRSGDIVLDPFSGSGSTLIACERTGRICRTIELDPRFVDVTIKRWQVYTGRDAILADTGKTFAQIQESRQ from the coding sequence ATGAATTTAGCAATCCACTACTATCCTACTCGAAACCTAGTTGAATATGATCGTAATCCACGTAAAAATGACGATGTGGTCAACAGAATGTGTGCTTCAATCAGGGAATTCGGCTTTCGTATTCCAATAGTTGCAAAAAGTGATGGTACTGTGGTTGATGGTCATTTAAGACTTAAAGCAGCAAGAAAACTTGGTATGGAGAGTATTCCAGTGGTCTTAAGTGATAATTTAAATGAACCACAAACCAAAGCTTTTCGATTACTGGCAAATCAATCAGCTAATTGGGCAAAGTGGGATGATGAGCTTTTGAAAGTAGAAATTCAAGAGTTAGAAGATTTACAGTTTGATCTTAAAATGACTGGATTTGAATTAGAAAAAGTTCAACATTTCCTTGATGATTTAGATAGTGAAAAAGAAGATTTTTCTGACTTGGTTGGTGATGACAAAAAGGTAGAAATAACAAAACCAGGTGATCTATGGATTTTAGGTGATCATCGAATCTATTGTGGTGATAGCTCTGTAGTTGAATCATATAAAGCGCTGTTAGATGATAAAATGGCAGACATTACTGTTTGTGATCCTCCATATAATGTTGATTATGGTAGCAGTCAAGAAAGAGAGGATAAAAAGATACTAAACGATAATCAAGGTGAAAAGTATGAGCTTTTTCTCTATGATATTTGTACTCATATTTTAGCATATACTAAAGGTGCAATTTACATCTGTGCATCATCATCAGAGTTTTCAACGTTGCAAAAAGCATTTGAGGAAGCGGGAGGAAAATGGTCAACTTTTATCATTTGGGCGAAGAATCACTTTACGCTAGGAAGATCAGATTATCAAAGACAATACGAAGCAATGCTTTATGGATGGAAAAGCGGCAATAAACGTGAGTGGCATGGCGGTAGAAATCAAAGTGATCTGTGGTTTTATGATAAGCCAATACATAACTCACTGCACCCAACAATGAAGCCAGTAGAGCTAATGGAGAGAGCAATAGTAAACAGCAGCAGATCAGGAGACATAGTACTTGATCCATTTAGCGGCTCTGGAAGTACACTAATTGCCTGTGAGAGGACAGGAAGAATCTGCAGAACAATAGAGCTAGATCCCAGGTTTGTAGATGTAACGATAAAACGTTGGCAGGTGTATACGGGGAGAGATGCTATTCTTGCTGATACTGGAAAGACTTTTGCACAAATTCAAGAATCAAGACAGTAA
- a CDS encoding ankyrin repeat domain-containing protein, with amino-acid sequence MSAKLSLELIKCLINQPGLDVNVRGSNGKTPLHYAVEINELSMVALLLNRKNINPLIADDDGKSALSCAREEILQALINHKYGSEGDSLLHLAAMLNEANAVRFLLNKGVNVNEQNALLHTPLHLAAGAGHEEIVEILIREGNADKDVLDVRNHAAIHYAVNNKKLEVVKLLSNLGANVNIAGSGRNAMKLSSLHVAISSSNYDERDLCLDIVRCLINVPNAGVNLQDYENKTPLHYAERLKTIEVLLTREDIDPLIKDDNGKTPFCYAKEANRLDIVKILASNRYGADKNSLLHLAARKGYEDLIDGILGEGVEIDAVDESGKTGIYVAAKHGHFNVVKLLLKRGADATDVFQYAIITNNAKLIKLLSKEKEIVLFGRQKNFPTFHLLSNKYFEERKIADKKIKKYINIVCVSITVCAIVIVGIYPNIIAAVMVGIVAFIAAITMSNLTQKYIEEALEKKMFIELESEKTSECSSILSDVEVSSNDGEELAI; translated from the coding sequence ATGTCTGCTAAGTTAAGTTTAGAATTAATAAAGTGCCTCATTAATCAACCTGGATTAGATGTTAATGTCAGAGGATCAAACGGAAAGACACCACTGCATTATGCAGTAGAAATTAACGAGCTTAGTATGGTTGCACTCTTACTGAACAGGAAAAATATTAATCCACTGATCGCTGATGATGATGGTAAAAGTGCGCTTTCTTGTGCAAGAGAAGAAATATTACAAGCACTAATCAATCATAAATATGGATCAGAGGGAGATAGCTTGCTTCACTTAGCTGCGATGTTGAATGAAGCAAATGCTGTAAGATTTTTACTTAACAAAGGAGTTAATGTTAATGAGCAGAATGCTTTACTACATACACCATTACACTTAGCGGCAGGAGCTGGACATGAAGAAATAGTAGAAATTTTAATTAGAGAAGGAAACGCGGATAAGGATGTTCTTGACGTGAGAAATCATGCAGCAATTCATTATGCAGTAAACAACAAGAAGCTAGAAGTAGTAAAATTACTTTCAAATCTTGGTGCGAATGTCAATATAGCTGGTAGCGGCAGAAATGCAATGAAATTATCTTCTTTGCACGTAGCTATAAGTAGTAGTAATTACGACGAAAGGGACTTATGTTTAGATATTGTAAGATGCTTAATAAATGTTCCTAATGCTGGGGTTAACTTACAAGATTATGAAAATAAAACGCCACTACATTATGCTGAAAGGCTGAAAACAATAGAAGTTTTACTAACGCGAGAAGATATAGACCCTTTAATTAAGGATGATAATGGCAAGACACCATTTTGTTATGCAAAAGAAGCAAATAGATTAGATATAGTAAAGATTTTAGCAAGTAATAGATACGGAGCTGATAAAAACAGTTTGCTTCATTTAGCTGCCAGAAAAGGATATGAAGACCTAATAGACGGTATTCTTGGTGAAGGAGTTGAAATAGATGCTGTAGATGAGAGTGGAAAAACGGGAATTTATGTTGCTGCAAAGCATGGTCACTTTAACGTAGTAAAGTTGTTGCTAAAGAGAGGAGCAGATGCCACGGATGTTTTTCAGTATGCAATAATAACGAACAACGCAAAATTAATAAAATTACTGAGCAAAGAGAAGGAAATAGTGCTATTTGGAAGACAGAAGAACTTTCCAACATTTCATTTATTGAGCAATAAATATTTTGAAGAAAGGAAAATAGCAGACAAAAAAATAAAGAAATATATCAATATCGTCTGTGTTTCTATAACAGTATGTGCAATAGTGATAGTGGGAATTTACCCTAACATTATAGCTGCGGTAATGGTGGGAATAGTTGCGTTCATAGCTGCAATAACAATGAGTAATTTAACTCAGAAGTACATAGAAGAAGCACTTGAAAAGAAAATGTTTATTGAACTTGAAAGTGAGAAAACAAGTGAGTGCAGTTCTATTTTAAGTGATGTTGAGGTATCATCTA